CCTGGATTGAGTCGGCAGCTTATGCAGCCGATGCCATGGATCGACGAATGCCGCTGATCGGAAATCTTCCAAAATCTTCTCATGACTTTTATAACCTCTTCTCGATGAAAGGAGTACTGACAGAACACATGACTTACGCCTGGGTTATGTATTGGATAGGAATCCTGACGCTGCTCCTTTTTTTTATTTGGCCGCTTATTGAACGAAAGCAATATGAGTATGTGGATATAGAAATGGATGTATGATTATTCTCATACATATTAAAATTAAACCATTAGTTAAAGGATAATCCTGAAAGGATTGAACATGAATAACTCCGGGTAAAACCCGGAGCAAAGGGTACACGCATAACAAAAACCCCAACGGGGTTAAATGGACCAGGAAAATGAGCACTTATACACAATTACTATATCAAATTGTTTTCAGTACCAAAAATAGGCAACCGGTGTTGACCAAAAAAAACAGAAAAGAGCTTTATAAATACATTTGGGGCATACTCAAGAATAAGCAATGTCATTTATATCAGATTAATGGGGTTGAAAACCATCTTCATATAATTACTCATATTCATCCGACTGTAGCTATTTCTACTTTAGTTAAAGACATAAAATTGGCTAGTAGTAAGTTTATAAAGCAGAATCAATTGTTTACTGATTTTCAAGGTTGGCAGTCAGGCTACGGCGCCTTTACATATTCAATAAAGGCCAAAGATCAATTAATTGAGTATGTGAAAAACCAAGAAGAGCATCACAAACATTGTAC
The nucleotide sequence above comes from Gracilimonas sp.. Encoded proteins:
- the tnpA gene encoding IS200/IS605 family transposase, with protein sequence MSTYTQLLYQIVFSTKNRQPVLTKKNRKELYKYIWGILKNKQCHLYQINGVENHLHIITHIHPTVAISTLVKDIKLASSKFIKQNQLFTDFQGWQSGYGAFTYSIKAKDQLIEYVKNQEEHHKHCTFLEEYKALLSYHGISFDDRYFP